In one Populus nigra chromosome 12, ddPopNigr1.1, whole genome shotgun sequence genomic region, the following are encoded:
- the LOC133669368 gene encoding NAC transcription factor 47-like, giving the protein MKNPQSSLPPGFRFHPTDEELILHYLKKKLASTPFPVSIIADVDIYKFDPWDLPAKASLGEKEWYFFSPRDRKYPNGARPNRAAASGYWKATGTDKIIMASTMAPGGVVGGQENIGVKKALVFYKGKPPKGVKTNWIMHEYRLADNPACNNNNKSMKPKDSSMRLDDWVLCRIYKKSHALTSSPRELISSEHNQEEEEEQQQQQFVQETLLPISNKNNLMSQKSCSFSNLFDAMDSSMWSSFLADTPFNPTGFESNPTLNSTATQLDQPFFSNSTSSGSFLQKLPQLNTSMPNMQENKLKRQLPHIEEDLLHPSKKFINSCSFTNTNNNTQTDMGQYNFVSQPFLDQQLLLSPHLQFLG; this is encoded by the exons ATGAAGAACCCACAATCAAGCTTGCCCCCAGGGTTTAGGTTCCACCCGACAGATGAGGAGCTCATCCTCCATTACCTTAAGAAGAAGTTGGCATCCACACCGTTTCCTGTGTCTATCATAGCAGATGTTGACATCTATAAGTTTGATCCGTGGGACTTGCCAg CTAAAGCTTCCTTGGGGGAGAAAGAGTGGTACTTTTTCAGTCCTAGAGATCGCAAGTACCCCAATGGAGCAAGGCCTAACAGAGCAGCTGCATCTGGATATTGGAAGGCAACTGGGACAGACAAAATCATAATGGCATCAACAATGGCACCAGGAGGTGTGGTTGGAGGGCAAGAGAACATTGGAGTTAAAAAGGCTCTTGTTTTCTACAAGGGAAAGCCTCCAAAGGGTGTCAAGACTAATTGGATCATGCATGAGTATCGCCTAGCAGATAACCCCGcctgcaacaacaacaacaaatccaTGAAGCCAAAAGATTCATCCATGAGG TTAGATGATTGGGTTCTTTGCCGGATTTACAAGAAATCCCATGCCTTGACTTCATCTCCAAGGGAATTAATATCCAGTGAACAtaaccaagaagaagaagaagaacaacaacaacaacaatttgtCCAAGAAACCCTTTTACCCATAAGCAACAAGAATAATCTCATGTCCCAGAAATCTTGTTCTTTCTCCAACTTGTTCGATGCCATGGACTCTTCCATGTGGAGTAGTTTCCTGGCAGATACCCCATTCAATCCAACAGGGTTTGAGTCAAATCCTACATTGAATAGTACTGCAACACAGTTGGACCAACCTTTCTTCAGTAACAGCACAAGCAGCGGTTCCTTTCTTCAGAAGTTACCTCAGTTGAACACTTCAATGCCAAACATGCAGGAGAATAAACTCAAGCGCCAGCTTCCACACATTGAAGAGGACTTGCTGCACCCATCAAAAAAGTTCATAAACTCTTGCAGTTTCACTAACACCAACAATAATACTCAGACTGATATGGGTCAATACAATTTCGTAAGCCAGCCATTCTTGGACCAGCAATTGCTTTTGAGCCCACATCTTCAATTTCTAGGTTAA